In a single window of the bacterium genome:
- a CDS encoding FapA family protein, which produces MTKKSWNLDGYFKITTSSQGAFLTVYSPVGEGEKVNVESILLHIKERGLTDIDLDIVEQAVEESAGLPVKVGEIQEEKKQGCLIVEIMEDEMSAYLTIAPPPQGVLFKVIPEEIKNLLKEQGVTHGYEEEVIEDICRDPKRELHRAILVAKGTSPVKGNDAIIDYRFDATRDKVHFTEKDNGRIDYRQLNLIENIQEGQIIAVKMPATAGKHGKTITGKEIPAEEGKDISLPMGRNTYASDDNLTLFAGKTGRIIWSESRIDVEQAYEIKGDVGYDVGNVEFAGSVIVGGNVRDGFYVKSGGDVEVKGCVEKATIEAAGDIRVQSGIIGKGEGFIKAGRNVVAKFIENAVVVAGKDVIVSEAIIHSNVDAENRVIVYGGKKGVILGGRIRAKDEINARTIGSWAEVETSVEVGLSPNSRESIVNLEKEIETDKKSFNELKLGIKTLVKQKEFSGSRLSPEKEELLAQHLRAQNLLMTKLRDTTERLISLQKELSAETGGKVSVFNIIYPGVKMCIRTVPLFLKKEYKYSTFVVKVGQIKVLSYEEPKITKGKEEDN; this is translated from the coding sequence TTGACTAAGAAGAGTTGGAACTTAGATGGTTATTTTAAAATCACTACTTCTTCTCAAGGTGCATTTTTAACAGTCTATTCACCGGTAGGAGAAGGAGAGAAAGTAAACGTAGAAAGTATCTTGCTCCACATCAAAGAACGAGGACTAACAGACATTGATCTAGATATAGTCGAACAGGCGGTAGAAGAAAGTGCTGGTCTTCCTGTTAAAGTTGGAGAAATCCAAGAAGAAAAGAAGCAAGGATGCTTAATTGTGGAAATCATGGAAGATGAAATGAGTGCTTACTTAACCATTGCCCCTCCACCTCAAGGAGTATTATTTAAAGTTATCCCTGAAGAGATTAAAAACTTATTAAAAGAGCAAGGGGTAACACATGGGTACGAGGAAGAAGTAATTGAAGATATTTGTAGAGATCCTAAAAGAGAACTTCATCGAGCTATCTTAGTAGCTAAAGGAACTTCTCCTGTTAAAGGAAATGATGCCATAATTGATTATAGATTTGATGCGACTAGAGATAAGGTTCACTTTACAGAAAAAGATAACGGTCGCATAGATTATCGACAACTAAATCTAATTGAAAATATTCAAGAAGGTCAAATTATAGCAGTAAAGATGCCAGCTACCGCTGGTAAGCATGGTAAAACTATTACTGGAAAAGAGATTCCCGCAGAAGAAGGAAAAGATATTTCTCTTCCCATGGGAAGGAATACCTATGCTTCGGATGACAATCTAACGCTTTTTGCTGGAAAGACAGGCAGAATCATTTGGAGTGAATCAAGAATTGATGTAGAACAGGCATATGAAATAAAGGGCGATGTTGGTTATGATGTAGGAAATGTTGAATTTGCAGGGTCAGTTATCGTGGGTGGTAACGTTAGAGATGGTTTTTATGTTAAATCGGGAGGAGATGTAGAAGTAAAAGGGTGTGTAGAAAAAGCTACTATAGAGGCCGCAGGAGATATAAGAGTCCAAAGTGGAATAATTGGAAAAGGAGAAGGTTTTATTAAAGCTGGGAGAAATGTTGTGGCTAAGTTTATTGAGAATGCCGTGGTTGTAGCAGGCAAAGATGTGATAGTAAGCGAAGCTATTATACATAGTAATGTAGATGCTGAAAATCGAGTTATTGTTTACGGCGGGAAAAAAGGAGTAATTTTAGGAGGCAGGATAAGGGCTAAAGATGAAATAAACGCTCGGACTATTGGTTCTTGGGCTGAAGTAGAAACTAGCGTTGAAGTAGGACTTTCCCCTAATAGTCGAGAAAGTATTGTTAATTTAGAAAAAGAGATTGAAACTGACAAGAAAAGTTTTAACGAATTAAAATTAGGAATAAAAACCTTGGTGAAACAGAAAGAATTTTCTGGAAGTCGACTTTCTCCTGAAAAAGAAGAACTTTTAGCTCAGCATTTAAGAGCTCAAAATTTATTAATGACTAAATTAAGAGATACTACAGAAAGATTAATTTCTTTACAAAAAGAACTTTCTGCCGAAACGGGGGGAAAGGTTAGTGTTTTTAATATAATTTATCCAGGAGTAAAGATGTGCATTCGGACTGTGCCTTTATTTCTTAAAAAAGAATATAAATATTCTACCTTTGTAGTAAAAGTAGGTCAGATTAAAGTATTATCTTATGAAGAACCTAAAATAACTAAAGGAAAAGAAGAGGACAATTAA
- the whiG gene encoding RNA polymerase sigma factor WhiG produces MLKTKLKEEELWRVYKETEDEILKEELREEIILRYASLVKYIAGRIAMNTPPIVEFNDLVHYGIIGLIDAIEKFDLNQNIKFKTYAIQRIRGAILDELRIIDWVPRSVRQKSKELEIIYANLEHKLGRPATDEEVVKELGITIGELNKMISEVSGTTLLSLDDICPISDDNEVSVIETIEGPVSQTPEVITEKEEAKKLLIEAMERLPQREREVIALYYYEELTLKEIGEVLGITESRVSQLHTKIILRLRGYLSKHRMVFKEVIS; encoded by the coding sequence ATGTTGAAAACAAAGCTAAAAGAAGAAGAATTATGGAGAGTTTATAAAGAAACTGAGGATGAAATCTTAAAAGAAGAACTAAGAGAGGAAATTATTCTTAGGTATGCTTCCTTGGTAAAGTATATTGCTGGTAGAATTGCAATGAATACCCCTCCTATCGTAGAATTTAATGACTTAGTTCATTATGGTATTATAGGTTTAATTGATGCTATTGAAAAGTTTGATCTTAATCAAAATATTAAGTTTAAAACCTATGCTATTCAAAGAATTAGAGGGGCTATTCTTGATGAACTTCGAATAATTGACTGGGTTCCTCGTTCTGTTCGTCAAAAAAGTAAGGAATTAGAAATAATTTATGCTAATTTAGAACATAAATTAGGAAGACCGGCTACTGATGAAGAGGTAGTTAAAGAATTAGGTATTACGATAGGAGAGTTAAATAAAATGATCTCAGAAGTTAGCGGAACTACCCTCTTGTCTTTAGATGATATCTGCCCTATTAGCGACGATAACGAAGTGTCGGTAATAGAGACCATTGAAGGACCCGTAAGTCAAACCCCAGAAGTTATTACCGAAAAGGAAGAAGCAAAAAAGTTATTAATAGAAGCTATGGAAAGACTTCCTCAGCGAGAAAGAGAAGTAATTGCCCTTTATTATTATGAAGAACTTACCTTAAAAGAAATTGGAGAAGTGCTTGGAATTACTGAATCTCGAGTATCTCAATTGCATACCAAGATAATTTTAAGATTACGTGGTTACCTTAGTAAACATAGAATGGTATTTAAAGAGGTAATTAGTTAA